The following are encoded together in the Capsulimonas corticalis genome:
- a CDS encoding alpha/beta hydrolase family protein encodes MSDFVVLPRWDARLKYNVRMKVQNDVFQSQLCLSHAGILTIVLCALAATPFKEAHAAQSAPHKRSSLVQARAGFVTHLTTNKKTTDPVPTPPAGVLSLVNYPAPLGNFPAYISAPPTTDKRYPAIVWIAGGFDNGIGDTPWTPQEADNDQSASAFREAGIVTMYPSLRGGNNNPGYIESFYGEVEDVLAAAKYLAQQPFVDPKRIYLGGHSTGGTLVLLADESTDLFRAVFSFGPVARASEYDDASLTFDSSNEMENRLRSPISFLDAITSPTYVIEGTADPSNIAAVNELEAANSNPRIHFIPIDDQTHFSELAISTPMVAKWITGDSGPYFRIGAADNTPAQTTAKKVIKKKAKRH; translated from the coding sequence ATGTCGGATTTCGTTGTGCTTCCTCGCTGGGATGCGCGACTGAAGTATAATGTCCGTATGAAAGTCCAGAACGATGTGTTTCAATCGCAATTATGCCTCTCCCACGCAGGGATATTAACGATCGTGCTGTGTGCGCTTGCCGCGACCCCGTTCAAGGAGGCGCACGCCGCGCAATCCGCCCCACATAAGCGTTCGTCTCTCGTACAGGCGCGCGCGGGCTTCGTCACCCACCTCACGACGAACAAGAAGACAACGGATCCCGTCCCGACTCCGCCAGCCGGTGTGCTGTCTCTGGTGAACTATCCCGCTCCTCTCGGAAATTTCCCCGCTTATATCAGCGCGCCGCCTACAACGGATAAGCGTTATCCCGCCATTGTGTGGATTGCCGGCGGTTTTGACAATGGGATCGGCGATACGCCTTGGACGCCTCAGGAGGCGGACAACGACCAATCGGCCAGCGCATTTCGAGAGGCTGGCATTGTCACGATGTATCCTTCTCTGCGCGGAGGAAACAACAATCCTGGCTACATCGAATCCTTCTATGGAGAAGTCGAAGACGTGCTTGCGGCGGCGAAATATCTCGCCCAGCAGCCATTTGTTGACCCGAAACGGATCTACCTTGGCGGTCACAGCACCGGCGGAACTTTAGTTCTGCTCGCCGATGAATCGACCGATCTTTTTCGAGCCGTGTTTTCCTTCGGCCCTGTTGCGCGCGCTTCCGAGTATGACGATGCGTCTCTGACTTTCGACTCCAGTAACGAGATGGAGAATCGGCTGCGGTCGCCTATATCTTTCCTGGATGCGATTACCAGTCCCACCTACGTCATTGAAGGAACAGCGGATCCTTCCAACATCGCGGCGGTCAACGAGCTAGAGGCGGCAAACAGCAATCCGCGAATCCACTTCATCCCGATCGACGACCAAACTCATTTCAGCGAGTTAGCAATCTCCACGCCAATGGTCGCCAAATGGATTACGGGCGACAGCGGCCCGTATTTCCGCATCGGCGCCGCGGACAATACGCCCGCGCAGACAACAGCGAAGAAAGTAATCAAGAAAAAGGCCAAGCGACATTGA
- a CDS encoding YkgJ family cysteine cluster protein has product MSIPLKLITPPGFQHYDCTSCGDCCRGRFAIVVTQEDRDRIEKQGWTDEQLDLGGKPLFTRHGDGYQLAHRADGSCVFLEKNLCRIHAKYGEPAKPVACRMYPFAFVPLGDDVRVDVRFDCPATAKNLGRPITAHRADLQKLIKPALPEDAAALPAPPLYGRVHLSWSQLARITETFERVLLDVSLDITRRITACVNLAAVLRHPRIVKLTEEEFEEFLDDVAAEVQSTAAADTLRRKSPTGPEHIAFRQLAGLYGRYDRVGEKAHLTQRLSVSLAMLSGKGAVPAVRAGFPEVEFQAMERETGVPTPEAAQVLERYLHTHLSSMGFFGPAFYGRSYLDGISALLLTYPLICWYARAYAASEDLPAPTASCIERALMIVDHQHGASPLLDIPTERFRTNMLTERGALRTLVIWYGS; this is encoded by the coding sequence TTGAGTATACCGCTCAAATTAATCACGCCCCCAGGATTCCAGCATTACGATTGCACGAGCTGCGGCGATTGCTGCCGGGGCCGCTTTGCAATTGTCGTGACGCAGGAAGACCGCGATCGGATTGAAAAGCAAGGCTGGACCGATGAACAGCTGGATCTGGGCGGCAAACCGCTGTTTACCCGGCATGGCGACGGCTACCAGCTGGCGCATCGCGCCGACGGCTCATGTGTTTTTCTAGAGAAGAATCTGTGCCGAATCCACGCGAAGTACGGTGAGCCCGCGAAACCCGTGGCGTGCCGCATGTACCCGTTTGCGTTTGTCCCGCTGGGCGACGATGTCCGCGTCGATGTCCGGTTCGATTGTCCCGCCACCGCGAAAAACCTCGGACGCCCCATCACCGCGCACCGCGCCGATCTGCAAAAGCTTATTAAGCCAGCCCTGCCGGAAGACGCGGCGGCGCTTCCGGCGCCGCCCCTCTACGGCCGCGTTCATCTCTCCTGGAGCCAGCTCGCGCGCATCACCGAAACATTCGAACGCGTGCTGCTGGATGTCTCGCTGGATATTACCCGCCGGATCACCGCCTGCGTGAACCTCGCCGCCGTGCTGCGCCACCCGCGCATCGTGAAGCTCACGGAGGAAGAGTTCGAAGAGTTTCTCGACGACGTCGCCGCCGAAGTCCAGTCCACCGCCGCCGCCGACACCCTGCGGCGCAAATCGCCCACCGGTCCAGAGCACATCGCCTTCCGCCAGCTAGCCGGCCTTTACGGGCGCTACGACCGGGTGGGGGAAAAAGCGCATCTCACCCAGCGCCTCAGCGTTTCGCTCGCGATGCTGTCCGGCAAAGGCGCCGTCCCCGCCGTGCGCGCCGGCTTCCCCGAAGTCGAATTTCAAGCTATGGAGCGCGAGACCGGCGTCCCAACCCCCGAAGCCGCTCAGGTTCTGGAGCGTTACCTCCACACCCACCTCTCCAGCATGGGATTCTTCGGCCCCGCGTTCTACGGCCGCAGCTACCTCGATGGGATCAGCGCCCTGCTCCTCACCTATCCCCTCATCTGCTGGTACGCCCGCGCCTACGCCGCCAGCGAAGACTTGCCCGCCCCCACCGCCTCCTGCATCGAACGCGCCCTCATGATCGTCGACCACCAGCACGGCGCCTCGCCCTTACTGGATATCCCTACCGAACGCTTCCGCACAAATATGCTCACCGAGCGCGGCGCCCTGCGCACGCTGGTGATCTGGTACGGGAGTTAA
- a CDS encoding YifB family Mg chelatase-like AAA ATPase, which yields MLAQVDSAATLGIDAYVVRVEVDISSTIPMFAIVGLPDAAVQESRERVRSAIRNTGYEFPLRRITINLAPADIKKQGPSFDLPIAIGLLAATGQVSTDHLDKGLFIGELALDGGVSPVAGILPIAIRAKAEKKKFLVVPEANAREAAVVGDVDIYPVKTLAEVVALLNDFEKTAPLPADPVGLLNADQHYDIDFADVKGQEHVKRALEVAAAGGHNILLVGPPGSGKTMLARRLPTILPPLNLDEALDITKIYSVSGLLGTHTALVTKRPFRSPHHSISTAALAGGGSNPRPGEVSLSHHGVLFLDELPEFRRDVLEVLRQPLEDGHVTIARIAGTMTYPARLMLVAAMNPCPCGYFGDTIKSCTCSPQMIAKYLQRISGPLLDRIDIHIEVPRLPQDEMLQSSGTGETSATIRSRIIAARDLQKQRFTGTDLQNNASMASKQLKEYCAVDKEVKDLLRAAISQLGLSARAYDRILKLARTVADLDGAKDIGLGHVAEAIQYRALDRKLWG from the coding sequence ATGCTCGCTCAAGTCGACTCCGCCGCCACTCTTGGTATAGACGCCTACGTTGTTCGTGTCGAAGTGGATATTTCCTCGACGATACCCATGTTCGCCATCGTTGGCCTGCCGGACGCCGCCGTGCAGGAATCGCGCGAGCGGGTTCGCAGCGCTATCCGTAATACGGGATATGAATTTCCCCTGCGGCGGATCACGATCAATCTCGCCCCAGCCGATATTAAGAAGCAAGGCCCGTCTTTCGATCTTCCCATTGCGATTGGCCTGCTTGCCGCAACCGGACAAGTCTCCACGGATCATCTGGATAAGGGTTTATTCATCGGCGAACTTGCGCTCGATGGCGGCGTCAGCCCCGTCGCAGGTATCCTCCCCATCGCCATTCGCGCCAAGGCGGAGAAGAAGAAGTTTCTCGTCGTTCCCGAGGCCAATGCGCGCGAGGCCGCCGTCGTCGGCGATGTCGATATCTATCCTGTCAAAACACTCGCCGAAGTCGTCGCGCTGCTCAACGATTTCGAAAAAACCGCGCCCTTGCCCGCCGATCCCGTCGGTCTCCTGAACGCCGACCAGCACTACGATATCGACTTCGCCGATGTCAAGGGTCAGGAGCACGTCAAGCGCGCCTTGGAAGTTGCTGCGGCAGGCGGCCATAATATTCTCCTAGTCGGTCCACCAGGATCGGGCAAGACGATGCTCGCACGCCGCCTGCCGACCATTCTGCCGCCGCTCAATCTCGATGAAGCGCTTGATATCACCAAAATTTATAGCGTCTCCGGCCTGCTCGGCACGCACACAGCTTTGGTGACCAAGCGCCCCTTCCGCAGTCCGCACCACTCGATCTCCACCGCCGCCCTCGCCGGCGGCGGCAGCAACCCGCGTCCCGGCGAAGTCTCCCTCTCCCACCACGGAGTCTTATTCTTAGATGAGTTGCCCGAATTCCGAAGAGATGTCCTCGAAGTCCTGAGACAGCCGCTCGAAGACGGCCACGTCACCATTGCCCGTATCGCCGGCACCATGACCTACCCGGCACGCCTGATGCTCGTGGCGGCGATGAACCCCTGCCCATGCGGCTACTTCGGCGACACCATCAAAAGCTGCACCTGCTCCCCGCAAATGATCGCCAAGTACCTCCAGCGCATTTCCGGCCCTCTGCTCGACCGCATCGACATCCACATCGAAGTCCCGCGCCTGCCTCAGGACGAAATGCTGCAAAGCTCCGGAACCGGCGAAACCAGCGCAACGATCCGCAGCCGCATCATCGCCGCCCGCGATCTGCAAAAGCAGCGCTTCACCGGCACCGACCTGCAAAACAACGCCAGTATGGCCAGCAAACAACTCAAGGAGTACTGCGCCGTCGATAAAGAAGTCAAAGATCTGCTCAGAGCGGCCATTTCCCAGCTTGGTCTGAGCGCCCGCGCCTACGACCGTATCTTGAAACTAGCGCGAACGGTGGCGGACTTGGATGGGGCCAAGGATATTGGGCTGGGACATGTGGCGGAGGCGATCCAGTACCGGGCGCTGGATCGGAAGTTGTGGGGATAA
- a CDS encoding glycoside hydrolase family 16 protein, producing the protein MYRFQMKLGIAKWTAPALALALIGISGGMSHAQAPSGMRLVWSDEFTGASSSAAPYSGTWKYDTGAGGWGNNELETYVSSLANAHMIWDGTGTDSQALQIEPQQDGNGHWYSARINTSGRHSFGPYGYFETRCKFPNAGKGYWPAFWFLGNNIGSVGWPACGEIDVAEEINGQWENHQSLHMPGWDPTLITSPNSSTTTYHNYGVNWQPGYCTFYVDGKQTGTFSRGGGGNWVFDNQTVFMILNCAIGGNWPGNPDGSTHPNGNFDIDYVRQYEY; encoded by the coding sequence ATGTATCGCTTTCAAATGAAGTTGGGGATCGCAAAGTGGACCGCGCCGGCGCTGGCGCTCGCTCTCATCGGAATCTCAGGGGGAATGTCCCACGCGCAGGCGCCTTCTGGAATGCGCCTGGTGTGGAGCGATGAATTTACGGGAGCGTCGTCGTCCGCCGCGCCCTATTCCGGAACCTGGAAATACGACACCGGCGCGGGCGGGTGGGGCAACAACGAGCTGGAGACATATGTCAGCTCCCTGGCCAATGCGCATATGATTTGGGACGGTACGGGAACGGACAGCCAGGCGCTGCAAATCGAGCCGCAGCAGGATGGCAACGGCCATTGGTATTCGGCGCGCATCAATACCTCGGGCCGTCATTCCTTTGGCCCCTATGGCTATTTTGAAACGCGCTGTAAATTCCCGAACGCGGGAAAAGGGTACTGGCCGGCGTTCTGGTTCCTCGGCAACAATATCGGCTCGGTCGGCTGGCCGGCGTGCGGCGAGATCGATGTGGCGGAAGAGATCAATGGACAGTGGGAGAACCACCAGAGCCTGCATATGCCCGGCTGGGACCCGACCCTGATCACCTCGCCCAACAGCTCCACGACGACCTATCATAACTACGGGGTCAACTGGCAGCCCGGCTACTGCACCTTCTATGTCGATGGAAAACAGACCGGAACCTTCTCGCGCGGCGGCGGCGGCAATTGGGTCTTTGACAACCAAACCGTGTTCATGATCCTGAACTGCGCCATCGGCGGCAACTGGCCCGGCAACCCCGACGGAAGCACGCATCCCAACGGCAATTTCGACATCGACTACGTGCGCCAGTACGAGTACTAA
- a CDS encoding type II toxin-antitoxin system VapC family toxin — MATSATLQNKVFLDTSYIIALSTPKDNHHHIALDLRTMIVDANPSLITSQGVLLEIGNSLSKIQHRKIAAVILSALSNDPRIEIVDLTIDLYEAALLLYATRPDKEWGLTDCLSFTIMEQRGIHQALTADEHITQAGYQALMR, encoded by the coding sequence ATGGCGACAAGCGCGACTCTTCAGAATAAAGTCTTTCTTGACACGTCTTATATTATCGCTCTCTCCACGCCTAAGGATAATCATCATCACATTGCCTTAGATCTACGCACAATGATTGTAGATGCCAATCCAAGCCTCATTACATCGCAAGGTGTCCTTCTTGAGATTGGCAATTCGCTCTCGAAAATTCAACATCGCAAAATTGCCGCCGTGATTCTCTCCGCGTTATCAAACGATCCACGTATAGAAATTGTCGATTTGACCATTGATCTTTACGAAGCCGCACTTCTCCTTTATGCAACGCGCCCAGACAAGGAGTGGGGCTTGACGGATTGTTTATCGTTCACGATAATGGAACAGCGTGGAATTCATCAAGCGTTAACGGCGGATGAGCACATCACACAAGCTGGCTATCAAGCTTTAATGCGATAG
- a CDS encoding helix-turn-helix domain-containing protein: MEILTLTVSEQRTIDLLTRLAAHQITVERAAELLGLSSRQVRRKLKRFLAEGVNAIPHGNRRRKPHNILDPDTRTRILALTSTGGPYHGFNVCHTRDLLAASDDIQIGRSTLHKLLHPKLPQRLRKRNLREAWCVADACAKPPRA, translated from the coding sequence ATGGAGATATTGACGTTGACTGTCTCGGAACAAAGAACCATCGATCTGCTTACTCGGCTGGCAGCTCACCAGATTACCGTGGAGCGAGCCGCAGAACTTCTTGGGCTCTCCTCTCGTCAGGTCCGGCGTAAGCTCAAACGCTTTCTGGCCGAGGGAGTAAATGCGATCCCGCACGGCAATCGCCGCCGAAAACCACACAATATCCTCGACCCAGACACGCGGACACGGATCCTTGCTCTCACCAGCACCGGCGGACCCTACCATGGGTTCAATGTTTGCCACACGCGCGACTTGCTGGCCGCCAGCGATGACATCCAGATCGGGCGTTCCACCTTGCACAAGCTTCTTCACCCAAAGCTCCCCCAGAGGTTAAGGAAGCGAAACCTGCGCGAGGCGTGGTGCGTCGCCGACGCTTGCGCAAAGCCGCCTCGGGCATGA
- a CDS encoding cupin domain-containing protein gives MPAEHNKHFQLGQLEIRFLLDGDDTDGRQCAFEFTVPPGARVPAAHYHEHVDEIIYGLEGTLTFTVDGVPHPLGPGDSVFVPRGAAHHFVNRSAATTRTLAVLTPASIGPAYFRDIAALLAAGGPPDPVKVAAVMRQHGLIVAPTE, from the coding sequence ATGCCCGCGGAACACAACAAGCATTTTCAGCTCGGCCAGCTGGAAATCCGATTCCTGCTCGACGGCGACGACACCGACGGCCGCCAGTGCGCGTTTGAGTTTACTGTGCCGCCGGGCGCGCGCGTGCCGGCGGCCCACTACCACGAGCACGTTGACGAGATCATTTACGGTTTGGAGGGAACGCTGACGTTCACCGTCGATGGCGTTCCCCACCCGCTCGGCCCCGGCGACAGCGTCTTCGTCCCGCGCGGCGCGGCGCACCACTTTGTCAACAGAAGCGCCGCGACAACGCGCACCCTGGCGGTGCTCACTCCCGCCAGCATTGGTCCCGCGTATTTCCGCGACATTGCCGCTCTCCTCGCGGCGGGAGGGCCGCCCGATCCCGTAAAAGTGGCGGCAGTCATGCGCCAGCATGGACTGATCGTCGCGCCGACCGAGTAA
- a CDS encoding alpha/beta hydrolase family protein gives MNDFGLPPQPPRRISPVLIAGVTFAVVFLVMWFVTRAHHNKMTLAAARLVFTTHLTAHKKTTDPAPPPPEYSPISMVMYPAPLGKYPAYITAPHTKGVKYPAIIWLAGGFDNGIGDTPWAAADPSNDQSARAFPEAGIVTMYPSLRGGNNNPGYMESFYGEVNDVLAAEKYLAQLPYVDPKRIYLGGHSTGGTLALLADESTNQFRAVFSCGPVARATDYGPENLTYDTDDDNENRLRSPIEFLDSISTPTYIIEGTDGTSNIRSLNELQSANANPLIHFLPIPFQDHFSELAVSTPMLARWIIHDTGPKFQVKDAAAAALK, from the coding sequence ATGAATGACTTCGGACTGCCGCCTCAGCCCCCTCGCCGTATCTCTCCGGTCCTGATCGCAGGCGTCACGTTTGCCGTGGTCTTTCTCGTGATGTGGTTTGTGACGCGCGCTCATCATAACAAGATGACGCTTGCGGCGGCGCGTTTGGTATTCACGACACATCTGACCGCGCATAAAAAGACAACGGATCCCGCGCCGCCGCCGCCAGAGTACTCCCCAATCTCGATGGTCATGTATCCCGCGCCTCTGGGAAAGTATCCGGCATACATCACCGCGCCCCACACAAAGGGCGTCAAGTATCCGGCGATCATCTGGCTGGCCGGCGGTTTCGACAATGGGATCGGCGACACGCCGTGGGCGGCGGCGGACCCGAGCAACGATCAGTCCGCGCGGGCGTTTCCCGAAGCGGGGATCGTGACAATGTATCCGTCGCTACGCGGCGGAAACAATAATCCCGGCTATATGGAATCGTTTTACGGCGAGGTCAACGATGTGCTGGCGGCGGAAAAATATCTGGCGCAGCTGCCATATGTCGATCCCAAGCGCATCTATCTCGGCGGCCACAGCACCGGCGGGACGCTTGCTCTGTTAGCCGACGAATCGACGAACCAATTTCGCGCCGTCTTCTCCTGCGGCCCCGTTGCGCGCGCCACCGATTACGGCCCGGAAAACCTCACTTACGATACCGATGATGACAATGAGAATCGGCTTCGCTCTCCCATCGAGTTCCTCGATTCGATCAGCACGCCGACATATATCATTGAGGGAACGGACGGCACATCCAATATCCGCTCGCTGAATGAATTACAATCGGCAAACGCGAATCCACTGATCCATTTCCTCCCGATCCCATTCCAAGACCACTTTAGCGAGCTTGCCGTCTCTACGCCGATGCTCGCCCGATGGATTATCCACGACACCGGCCCGAAGTTCCAGGTCAAGGACGCCGCCGCCGCCGCGCTGAAGTAA
- a CDS encoding inositol oxygenase family protein has translation MADVIEVEDALEEFQKGRYEDPDTGSEAKGKEDYRDYDAEARATVKEFYRLNHTYQTYDFVQRKKEQYLSLSRRKMGIWEAMEFLNNLVDDSDPDTDLTQIEHLMQTAEAIRADGHPRWFILTGLIHDLGKILCLWDEPQWAVVGDTFPVGCAYSDKVVFPEFFALNPDSQVSEYQTPRGIYEPACGLDNVHLSWGHDEYLYQVVKDHMPEESLYMIRYHSFYAAHREGAYMYLMNDRDQEMFAWVRKFNPYDLYSKTPVRPDVAALRPYYEELIAEYFPATLRW, from the coding sequence ATGGCGGATGTGATTGAAGTGGAAGACGCTTTGGAGGAATTCCAAAAAGGGCGGTATGAGGATCCGGACACCGGTTCGGAAGCAAAAGGCAAAGAGGATTACCGCGATTATGACGCTGAGGCGCGGGCTACGGTCAAGGAATTCTACCGGCTAAACCATACCTACCAAACATACGATTTTGTGCAGCGAAAAAAAGAGCAATATCTGTCCTTGAGCCGAAGGAAGATGGGGATTTGGGAAGCGATGGAGTTTCTCAACAATCTCGTCGATGACAGCGATCCGGACACGGACCTCACGCAGATCGAACATCTTATGCAGACTGCGGAGGCGATCCGCGCCGACGGACATCCGCGCTGGTTCATTCTCACCGGGCTTATTCACGACCTTGGCAAGATCCTCTGCCTGTGGGACGAACCACAGTGGGCCGTCGTCGGCGATACATTCCCCGTGGGCTGCGCTTACAGCGATAAGGTCGTCTTCCCCGAATTTTTTGCGCTCAACCCAGACTCTCAGGTTTCCGAATATCAAACGCCTCGCGGAATTTATGAGCCTGCCTGCGGTCTTGACAACGTGCATCTCTCCTGGGGGCACGACGAATATCTCTATCAGGTAGTCAAGGACCATATGCCGGAAGAAAGTCTGTACATGATCCGGTATCACTCCTTTTACGCCGCCCATCGCGAAGGGGCATACATGTACCTGATGAACGATCGAGATCAGGAGATGTTTGCATGGGTGCGAAAGTTCAATCCCTACGATCTCTACTCAAAAACGCCTGTCCGGCCGGATGTCGCCGCCCTGCGTCCTTACTACGAGGAGCTGATCGCCGAATACTTCCCGGCGACGCTGCGCTGGTAA
- a CDS encoding alpha/beta hydrolase family protein, whose protein sequence is MNPIRLIRHSLLIAVLLVLLTAALALGDTSSPVLEPGMHGLIVQTKTAVHSTVTLWVILPEDTGKKIGCVIIAPAGTPEIWGSELGNTEEYYPYVRAGFAVVAYSLDGPAPDDRNSQDLATMAASHAAFARAGAGVADAGAAIDYIVHHVPQVDPKRIYSAGHSSAGTVALLVAAKDRRIRGCLAYCPPTDLMAEHADEISALQDVMPDISVFCTKNSPSTNVKRITCPVFLFTSLADTVVSPGYVYRFDKILKRTNSRVTFACVRDGGHYEAMINDGVPRGIEWLKIVDAKLKSQK, encoded by the coding sequence ATGAATCCAATACGTCTCATTCGTCATTCCCTCCTGATTGCCGTTCTCCTCGTTTTGCTCACGGCGGCGCTGGCCTTGGGAGATACGTCCTCCCCTGTGCTGGAGCCTGGAATGCACGGTTTGATCGTCCAAACAAAAACTGCCGTTCATTCGACGGTGACGCTGTGGGTAATACTTCCGGAGGATACGGGCAAAAAAATCGGGTGCGTGATCATCGCGCCGGCAGGCACGCCGGAAATTTGGGGTTCGGAGTTAGGGAATACTGAGGAGTACTATCCCTACGTGCGCGCTGGTTTCGCGGTGGTCGCATATTCGCTGGACGGGCCGGCGCCCGACGATCGGAACAGCCAGGATCTCGCAACAATGGCCGCCAGTCACGCCGCCTTCGCCCGTGCGGGCGCGGGCGTGGCGGACGCAGGCGCGGCGATCGATTATATCGTACACCATGTTCCACAAGTCGACCCAAAGAGAATCTATTCAGCGGGCCATAGCTCCGCCGGTACGGTCGCGCTGCTCGTCGCCGCCAAGGATCGACGCATTCGGGGCTGCCTGGCCTACTGCCCGCCGACCGACCTAATGGCGGAACACGCGGACGAAATTTCTGCGCTGCAAGACGTAATGCCGGATATCTCCGTTTTTTGTACAAAGAATTCACCATCGACGAATGTGAAAAGGATCACGTGTCCGGTCTTTCTTTTCACGTCACTGGCCGACACCGTCGTTTCACCGGGCTACGTCTACCGGTTCGATAAGATCCTGAAGCGCACAAACTCGCGCGTGACCTTTGCTTGCGTGCGCGATGGCGGCCATTACGAAGCGATGATCAATGATGGCGTTCCGCGTGGGATCGAATGGCTGAAAATCGTAGACGCCAAACTGAAAAGTCAGAAATAA
- a CDS encoding alpha/beta hydrolase family protein — MPTFEPGMSGSVVQTRTAINSRVTLWVFLPPNTGKKIGCVIIAPSGTPQIYGADLGNTQEYFLYVRAGFAVVAYSLDGSLPDDPSVDQTLDAHRAFARAGAGVEDANAAIDYIHRYLPQIDPMRIYTAGHSSAGAEALLVAATNPRIHGCLAYCPPTDLIAEHGGKLAGLQEFIPDIRSFLTHTSPSENIHKLSCPVFLFASLGDRTIAAASVDKFANELKRENSHVSFVCARDGGHYEAMIKDGVPRGVEWLKIVDTKLKSQK, encoded by the coding sequence ATGCCGACATTTGAGCCGGGCATGAGCGGCTCAGTGGTTCAAACGAGGACCGCGATAAACTCTCGCGTGACGCTTTGGGTGTTTCTCCCGCCGAATACGGGCAAAAAGATCGGCTGCGTTATTATTGCTCCATCCGGCACCCCTCAAATCTATGGGGCGGATCTAGGGAATACGCAGGAATACTTTCTCTACGTTCGGGCCGGTTTCGCGGTGGTGGCTTACTCGCTGGACGGCAGTTTGCCGGACGACCCAAGCGTGGATCAAACACTCGACGCACATCGCGCGTTCGCGAGGGCCGGCGCGGGAGTGGAGGACGCGAATGCGGCGATCGATTATATTCACCGATATCTTCCGCAAATCGATCCAATGAGAATTTACACCGCCGGCCACAGCTCCGCTGGAGCGGAGGCGCTGCTCGTCGCCGCCACGAATCCCCGAATTCACGGCTGCCTGGCTTACTGTCCGCCGACGGACTTAATCGCCGAGCATGGAGGGAAACTTGCGGGCCTTCAGGAATTTATTCCCGACATCCGCAGTTTCCTTACTCACACCTCTCCGTCCGAGAATATTCATAAACTCAGCTGTCCCGTATTTTTGTTTGCGTCTCTTGGCGATCGGACGATTGCCGCCGCATCTGTGGATAAATTTGCCAACGAGCTCAAGCGCGAAAATTCACACGTATCTTTCGTCTGCGCACGCGATGGCGGCCATTACGAAGCGATGATCAAGGACGGCGTTCCGCGCGGGGTCGAGTGGCTGAAGATCGTAGACACCAAGCTGAAAAGTCAGAAATAA